The following proteins come from a genomic window of Mycobacteriales bacterium:
- a CDS encoding GH25 family lysozyme, giving the protein MHRRSRIVALLTLLLAVGQIGAAQLSAAQSPDFCTLFCPTPTPTPTTTHVATSTPTPTPTTSVTPTPTLTTTPTVSPTGTPTTTPTGTPTPTITPTTINGPDVASYQHPATAAYPSGKPIDWNAVAGSGMSFAIIKATESNNYTNPYFADDYADSLAAGLVHGAYHFARPAYPISSTAMAQAKYFVNQIGAVDTPDTLPPVLDLEVTGGLSRADLVTWAQIFLYRVRTLTGRTPMLYTYPSFWTDVLDDPTAFARFPLWMASYGSSAPLADLWQYTDSATINGISGKVDESEYLGTGGSQLPWTTLSDGTATVPWPTAVPRAPHAVTAVAGPASAKVSWVPGNDGNARTTSYVVTSVPGGLTAKVSGAATSATVTGLDPTTAYTFTVTAVSAAGSSTPSAPSASITPVVPTQIAPVQPASINYGQPLSISAVLSRTDTTPATPLSGQSVTVLRKAPRAKTWHTFATTTTASDGSVNVTLHPPSAVEVEFVFKGASGYDAASATSTTLVHAVVTATLARSKVKHGGTVALTGTVAPVFDGEQVMLEQKVNGKWQTGPIKTVNAQGGFSYRVKARKKGVAQSYQVLASPGHGLTAGTSAPVTLTVT; this is encoded by the coding sequence ATGCATCGTCGTTCGCGGATCGTCGCCCTGCTGACTCTGTTGCTCGCCGTCGGGCAGATCGGGGCGGCGCAGCTCAGCGCAGCCCAGTCTCCTGACTTCTGCACGCTGTTCTGCCCGACGCCGACGCCGACGCCGACGACCACGCACGTGGCCACCAGCACGCCGACACCGACACCGACCACGAGTGTCACTCCCACGCCGACGCTGACCACGACGCCGACGGTCAGTCCCACCGGTACGCCGACGACGACCCCGACCGGGACGCCGACGCCGACGATCACCCCGACGACCATCAACGGACCGGACGTCGCCTCCTACCAGCACCCGGCGACCGCGGCGTACCCCAGCGGCAAGCCGATCGACTGGAACGCCGTCGCGGGGTCTGGCATGTCCTTCGCGATCATCAAGGCCACCGAGTCCAACAACTACACGAACCCGTACTTCGCCGACGACTACGCCGACTCGTTGGCCGCGGGCCTCGTCCACGGCGCCTACCACTTCGCGCGCCCCGCCTATCCGATCAGCTCGACCGCGATGGCGCAGGCGAAGTACTTCGTGAACCAGATCGGTGCGGTCGACACCCCCGACACGCTCCCGCCCGTCCTCGACCTCGAGGTCACCGGCGGGCTGTCCCGCGCCGACCTGGTCACGTGGGCGCAGATCTTCCTGTACCGGGTGCGCACGCTGACCGGCCGTACACCGATGCTCTACACCTACCCGTCCTTCTGGACCGACGTCCTCGACGACCCGACGGCGTTCGCCCGGTTCCCGCTGTGGATGGCCTCCTACGGGTCGTCGGCTCCCCTGGCGGACCTGTGGCAGTACACCGACTCGGCGACGATCAACGGCATCAGCGGGAAGGTCGACGAGTCCGAGTACCTCGGGACGGGCGGCTCGCAGCTGCCGTGGACGACGCTGTCCGACGGCACCGCCACGGTGCCGTGGCCGACCGCGGTGCCGAGGGCTCCTCACGCCGTGACGGCGGTCGCCGGGCCGGCGAGCGCGAAGGTGTCCTGGGTTCCCGGCAACGACGGCAACGCGCGTACGACGTCCTACGTGGTGACCTCCGTGCCCGGTGGCCTGACCGCGAAGGTGAGCGGGGCCGCGACGTCGGCGACGGTGACCGGGCTCGACCCGACGACGGCGTACACCTTCACCGTCACCGCGGTCAGCGCCGCCGGGTCCAGCACGCCGTCGGCGCCGAGCGCCTCGATCACGCCGGTCGTCCCGACCCAGATCGCGCCCGTGCAGCCGGCGTCGATCAACTACGGCCAGCCGCTGTCGATCTCCGCCGTACTGTCCCGGACCGACACCACGCCGGCGACGCCGCTCAGCGGCCAGTCGGTGACGGTGCTGCGCAAGGCGCCGCGGGCGAAGACCTGGCACACCTTCGCGACGACGACGACCGCCTCCGACGGCAGCGTCAACGTGACGCTGCACCCGCCGAGCGCGGTCGAGGTCGAGTTCGTCTTCAAGGGTGCATCGGGGTACGACGCGGCGAGCGCCACCTCGACCACTCTGGTCCACGCCGTGGTGACCGCCACGCTGGCGAGGTCGAAGGTCAAGCACGGCGGGACGGTCGCGCTCACCGGGACCGTCGCGCCGGTGTTCGACGGCGAGCAGGTCATGCTCGAGCAGAAGGTCAACGGGAAGTGGCAGACCGGTCCGATCAAGACTGTCAACGCCCAAGGCGGTTTCAGCTACCGGGTCAAGGCGCGCAAGAAGGGTGTCGCGCAGAGCTACCAGGTGCTCGCCTCACCCGGCCACGGGTTGACCGCCGGAACCTCCGCGCCCGTGACGCTGACCGTCACCTGA